Proteins found in one Homalodisca vitripennis isolate AUS2020 chromosome 4, UT_GWSS_2.1, whole genome shotgun sequence genomic segment:
- the LOC124360133 gene encoding triokinase/FMN cyclase-like isoform X1, with protein sequence MINFESQASYVHYNVSAMILNHGIPGISFRPLPNTFRMAQHKQFIITPETCVDDMLNGVQATYPGLSVDIKSRVIFHAQEPPNNNGRVGLLSGGGSGHEPFAAGYVGEGMLTAAVAGSVFSAPPASHILTAVCNVAAVSPGGVLVILNNYTGDILNFGLAVERAKAKGYNANSIIIDEDCAIDKPEGAGKRGLCGCLFVLKIAGGMSLMGKTLEDISSECTEVKKHIVTLGVTVKACNMPGLGLMFQIEDGLMEVGVGIHGEAGASKHQMLSADKIVELILEKLCKTLIVKKGDKVCTIVNNLGGSSQLELFLVAGLVCAHLKTRGVQVVRQYVGTLMTSLDMAGIQVSLLLLPASDKLWLDCLDAPTNAFAWPGNSLTLQTTCRREIVKNLEADTQMEGPTITSEEAVKLKQCLKTVAEALKSNEHTLNELDKGCGDGDTGSTLKRMADAILQDVDEIPARAPQLCFLRLSKLAEEVMGGTSGALYSLMFVGAARHVPQWSAAWQGALDMAMTYSNARLGSRTMFDALIPACQVFKDITTRGGNWREALSKAVDAADEGCSKTQFYKPLFGRATYVDASNIRSMDAGAYGVTVWLKALKTELL encoded by the exons ATGATTAATTTTGAATCTCAGGCCAGTTATGTACACTACAATGTTTCTGCCATGATCCTAAATCACGGTATTCCAGGTATCTCTTTCCGGCCCTTACCTAATACCTTCcg AATGGCTCAGCACAAACAATTTATCATAACACCAGAGACTTGTGTAGATGACATGTTAAATGGTGTACAAGCAACGTATCCTGGACTTTCTGTGGATATAAAGTCAAGAGTAATATTCCATGCCCAG GAGCCTCCAAATAACAACGGGAGAGTGGGTCTGCTGTCAGGAGGCGGGTCAGGACACGAACCTTTCGCCGCTG GTTATGTTGGTGAGGGAATGTTGACAGCAGCAGTGGCAGGATCTGTGTTCTCTGCCCCTCCAGCCTCCCACATATTGACAGCTGTTTGCAATGTTGCTGCTGTATCCCCAG gTGGTGTTTTAGTTATTCTCAACAATTATACTGGAGATATTCTAAATTTTGGATTGGCCGTGGAGAGAGCAAAAGCCAAAGGGTATAAT GCAAACAGTATAATTATAGATGAAGACTGTGCTATTGACAAGCCAGAAGGAGCTGGCAAGCGAGGGCTGTGTGGTTGTCTCTTTGTTTTAAAG ATTGCAGGAGGAATGAGTTTGATGGGCAAGACGTTAGAAGACATCTCAAGTGAGTGTACAGAAGTGAAGAAGCATATAGTGACTCTGGGAGTGACTGTAAAGGCATGTAATATGCCAGGACTGGGCTTGATGTTTCAAATTGAAGATGGCCTTATGGAGGTTGGAGTGGGCATCCATGGAGAGGCTGGTGCCTCAAAACATCAG ATGCTGTCAGCTGATAAAATTGTTGAGCTTATCCTGGAAAAACTGTGCAAAACCTTGATTGTGAAGAAGGGTGATAAAGTGTGCACTATTGTCAACAACTTGGGTGGATCTTCTCAGCTGGAGCTTTTTTTGGTGGCTGGCCTCGTTTGTGCTCATCTAA AAACAAGAGGCGTACAAGTAGTTCGTCAGTATGTTGGAACTTTGATGACATCTCTGGATATGGCTGGTATCCAAGTGAGCCTGCTGCTGCTGCCTGCCAGTGACAAGCTGTGGTTAGACTGCCTAGACGCTCCTACTAATGCGTTCGCATGGCCTGGTAACTCTCTAACTCTGCAAACCACTTGTAGGAGAGAGATTGTGAAAAATCTGGAGGCAGACACTCAA ATGGAAGGTCCAACAATTACCAGTGAAGAGGCAGTAAAATTAAAGCAGTGTTTGAAGACTGTAGCAGAAGCATTGAAGAGTAATGAACACACATTGAATGAACTAGATAAAGGGTGCGGTGATGGAGACACAGGCAGCACTCTCAAACGAATGGCTGATG CAATACTGCAAGATGTTGACGAAATTCCTGCAAGAGCTCCTCAATTGTGTTTTTTGAGGCTATCCAAACTGGCAGAAGAAGTGATGGGAGGGACATCAGGAGCTCTGTACAGTCTCATGTTTGTGGGGGCTGCACGGCATGTGCCACAGTGGAGTGCTGCCTGGCAAGGGGCCCTGGACATGGCGATGACCTATTCCAACGCGAGACTTGGAAGTCGGACTATG TTTGATGCCCTGATACCAGCATGTCAAGTGTTCAAGGACATCACCACCAGAGGAGGGAACTGGCGGGAAGCACTGAGTAAAGCTGTCGATGCTGCAGATGAAGGGTGCTCTAAGACCCAGTTCTATAAACCTTT GTTTGGGAGAGCAACGTATGTAGATGCAAGCAACATCAGGAGTATGGATGCGGGTGCCTACGGTGTGACAGTCTGGTTAAAAGCACTCAAAACTGAGTTACTGTAA
- the LOC124360133 gene encoding triokinase/FMN cyclase-like isoform X2 yields the protein MAQHKQFIITPETCVDDMLNGVQATYPGLSVDIKSRVIFHAQEPPNNNGRVGLLSGGGSGHEPFAAGYVGEGMLTAAVAGSVFSAPPASHILTAVCNVAAVSPGGVLVILNNYTGDILNFGLAVERAKAKGYNANSIIIDEDCAIDKPEGAGKRGLCGCLFVLKIAGGMSLMGKTLEDISSECTEVKKHIVTLGVTVKACNMPGLGLMFQIEDGLMEVGVGIHGEAGASKHQMLSADKIVELILEKLCKTLIVKKGDKVCTIVNNLGGSSQLELFLVAGLVCAHLKTRGVQVVRQYVGTLMTSLDMAGIQVSLLLLPASDKLWLDCLDAPTNAFAWPGNSLTLQTTCRREIVKNLEADTQMEGPTITSEEAVKLKQCLKTVAEALKSNEHTLNELDKGCGDGDTGSTLKRMADAILQDVDEIPARAPQLCFLRLSKLAEEVMGGTSGALYSLMFVGAARHVPQWSAAWQGALDMAMTYSNARLGSRTMFDALIPACQVFKDITTRGGNWREALSKAVDAADEGCSKTQFYKPLFGRATYVDASNIRSMDAGAYGVTVWLKALKTELL from the exons ATGGCTCAGCACAAACAATTTATCATAACACCAGAGACTTGTGTAGATGACATGTTAAATGGTGTACAAGCAACGTATCCTGGACTTTCTGTGGATATAAAGTCAAGAGTAATATTCCATGCCCAG GAGCCTCCAAATAACAACGGGAGAGTGGGTCTGCTGTCAGGAGGCGGGTCAGGACACGAACCTTTCGCCGCTG GTTATGTTGGTGAGGGAATGTTGACAGCAGCAGTGGCAGGATCTGTGTTCTCTGCCCCTCCAGCCTCCCACATATTGACAGCTGTTTGCAATGTTGCTGCTGTATCCCCAG gTGGTGTTTTAGTTATTCTCAACAATTATACTGGAGATATTCTAAATTTTGGATTGGCCGTGGAGAGAGCAAAAGCCAAAGGGTATAAT GCAAACAGTATAATTATAGATGAAGACTGTGCTATTGACAAGCCAGAAGGAGCTGGCAAGCGAGGGCTGTGTGGTTGTCTCTTTGTTTTAAAG ATTGCAGGAGGAATGAGTTTGATGGGCAAGACGTTAGAAGACATCTCAAGTGAGTGTACAGAAGTGAAGAAGCATATAGTGACTCTGGGAGTGACTGTAAAGGCATGTAATATGCCAGGACTGGGCTTGATGTTTCAAATTGAAGATGGCCTTATGGAGGTTGGAGTGGGCATCCATGGAGAGGCTGGTGCCTCAAAACATCAG ATGCTGTCAGCTGATAAAATTGTTGAGCTTATCCTGGAAAAACTGTGCAAAACCTTGATTGTGAAGAAGGGTGATAAAGTGTGCACTATTGTCAACAACTTGGGTGGATCTTCTCAGCTGGAGCTTTTTTTGGTGGCTGGCCTCGTTTGTGCTCATCTAA AAACAAGAGGCGTACAAGTAGTTCGTCAGTATGTTGGAACTTTGATGACATCTCTGGATATGGCTGGTATCCAAGTGAGCCTGCTGCTGCTGCCTGCCAGTGACAAGCTGTGGTTAGACTGCCTAGACGCTCCTACTAATGCGTTCGCATGGCCTGGTAACTCTCTAACTCTGCAAACCACTTGTAGGAGAGAGATTGTGAAAAATCTGGAGGCAGACACTCAA ATGGAAGGTCCAACAATTACCAGTGAAGAGGCAGTAAAATTAAAGCAGTGTTTGAAGACTGTAGCAGAAGCATTGAAGAGTAATGAACACACATTGAATGAACTAGATAAAGGGTGCGGTGATGGAGACACAGGCAGCACTCTCAAACGAATGGCTGATG CAATACTGCAAGATGTTGACGAAATTCCTGCAAGAGCTCCTCAATTGTGTTTTTTGAGGCTATCCAAACTGGCAGAAGAAGTGATGGGAGGGACATCAGGAGCTCTGTACAGTCTCATGTTTGTGGGGGCTGCACGGCATGTGCCACAGTGGAGTGCTGCCTGGCAAGGGGCCCTGGACATGGCGATGACCTATTCCAACGCGAGACTTGGAAGTCGGACTATG TTTGATGCCCTGATACCAGCATGTCAAGTGTTCAAGGACATCACCACCAGAGGAGGGAACTGGCGGGAAGCACTGAGTAAAGCTGTCGATGCTGCAGATGAAGGGTGCTCTAAGACCCAGTTCTATAAACCTTT GTTTGGGAGAGCAACGTATGTAGATGCAAGCAACATCAGGAGTATGGATGCGGGTGCCTACGGTGTGACAGTCTGGTTAAAAGCACTCAAAACTGAGTTACTGTAA